Part of the Spirochaetota bacterium genome, GGAGGCGGCGGGGGTGTACAATATTTTTTATTTTGTTCAAATTTCCATATTATATGAATAATTAATGAAAATTATTTATATTTATTATAAAATATATACTATTCATTTCTTTGAATAAAGTTGCAATTTATATGCTTAATAAGGAGGGTGATAATGCCTACCTATGAATATGTATGTACCTCTTGTAATGATAAATTTGAAATATTTCAGTCTATAAAAGATGAACCAGTAAAAACCTGTTCAAAATGTGGGGGAGAAGTTAGGCGTTTAATTGGTTCTGGTGCAGGAATTATCTTTAAAGGCTCAGGTTTTTATGTAACTGATTATAAAAATAATGGCAATGGCAAAACTGCTAAATCAACTTCTACAGAGCCAGCATGTGCAACCTGTGAATCAGGGTCATGCGGAGCAGATTTGGATTAAATAAAAATGAGTGTATATCTACTGCATAATGCAGTGGGTATACACTTATTATATGGTATTATTTTTTCATCATTAGATTTCTTTTCTGTCGATAGAGAGTGTGGAGGTACTTCTCTATTGCGATAATACCTGATGA contains:
- a CDS encoding FmdB family zinc ribbon protein; its protein translation is MPTYEYVCTSCNDKFEIFQSIKDEPVKTCSKCGGEVRRLIGSGAGIIFKGSGFYVTDYKNNGNGKTAKSTSTEPACATCESGSCGADLD